GCGCGGTCGCCTTTTCGCGGACCGGAGACCCATCCAGCGGCGACTTCGGGGACGCCAAGGTCATCCGGAAGTTCGGCGAGGTGCCGGACGATCTGGGTGCGCTTTGACGGGCGGCGGCTTCGGTTCACTCGTCGCTTGGACCGGCCGCATCTCTCGGATCGAGCAGGTTCAGCGTCGTCTCGATCTGGGCGAGGAGCGTCTGAATTTCCTCTCGCTCATTCGGCCCAGGATCGCGCTCCAGTCGCTCCAGGAGCGCCTGCTTCCGCGCGAGCAGCTTTGCCACCGTCGACATCGCGCCTCCCACGTTTGGCATCTACAAACGAGGTGGTGCGCCCACGACGAAGTTGCCAGTCCTGGCTCTGCGAGGCCGGACCGTATGGGGTCGATTTTTGCGGGCCACGATTTCGCCGGCGGCCGCAACGCGGCGTCCACGGGCGGCGGCATCGTGCAGCGGATCGTCGTCGCAGTCGCGGCAGACGTAGCGCTCCCCGCCTCTGGCCGTCTCGTCGCGCACAAGCTTCATCGACTGCCCGCAGTGCGCGCACGGCTTCCGGATCGGATGCAGCAACGACAACCGGCTTCCCCTGCCGCGCTTAGATTATTGCCGATCGCTGCGCGGACACAAGCGAGCTCTTGACGCGAATCGCGCCACACAATCAAATCCAGCTTCGGTGATGTTGTGGGGTGGCGTCATGGAAGAGTTCTACAGCGGCTTCGCGCAGCGGGCGCGCGATCTGGCGGAGAAGGCGGACCCGTTCACACGAAGCCGGCTGCTCGACCTGGCCAAAAGGTACGACGCCAAGAGCAAACCCGGCGGCAGCGCCCGGCCGCTGCTGCCGCCGCGCACCACGCCGCCGGCGACACTGTTCGCCGGCCCGGGCGAGGCATGAGGAAAGTCGGCTCCGCCGAGGTCAAGTGCGACGCCTGCAATGGCGCTGGGCACCCCCTAGCAGCCGAACGCCCTCACGGCGACCGCGGTCGCAACGATCGCTGAGCAGCACTCGGGCCAATCGGCGGCCTTGACGCGGCCAGCGTCGATCCGGACCGGTCTGTTCGTGAACTAACGATCGCTCCTGCCGTTGTGCCGCATCCGGCCCGCCTTCGACTGCATGCGCCGAGGGACGACCATGAGGATCGATTCGCGCCAGCATTGCGATTCAGGCAGCACCGAGGATCGAACCTACCTCGAGTCGCTGATCCGCGAGGATTTCGAGCGATGCCACCCCGGCGAGACGCAAGATCTCAAGCGGCGCGCGTCCTTTTCGAAGGAGGACAGAGGCCTGCTGCGGGACTGGATGGCGGTAGCAGCGGATCGCGCCGCGGCCGCAGCCACGGCCAAGGCATAGGCACCGTTGCGGGCCCGGACAAGGATCGGAGGCTCACAACGTTCAACCCGGCTAGACTCCCATATCGAGCAGCTGCGACACGGCGGCAGCCAATTGCGCCGGCGCAAAGGGCTTCTCGATCAGGACGCTGCCGTCGACGCCCTGCGATTTCCAATCCGGGGCGCTGGCGCTCGTCATGTAGACCACGGGAAAGCCGGGCGTGATCTCCCTGATCCGCCGCGCCAGCTCCCAACCGCTGATGCCATCACCCAAGTTGACGTCCGTCAGCAGCGCCCGACACCCCTCGCGGCCGTCGCAAAAGGTGGACAGGGCCGCCTCCCCCGAAGAGACCGAGCAGGCCTGGAAACCGCCGTCCGACAAGGCGTCCTCGATGAGGCTGCAGATCAGAGCTTCATCCTCCACAACCAGAACACGAACGGCATCACTCACTTTCAAGCCTCCTCGGCGATCGACGCAGGCTGTCTAGCGTGAGGACGGGTGCGTTGGCCCCGAGCGTCGTCCCGCCTCAAGCCACTGGCACACCGTAATAGGCATTCACGGAGCGCGCGGTGGCGGGATCGCTCCAATTCCAACTGCTCTCGTCGGCGTATTTGGGGGCGCCGCGGAGCTGGTCCTGGGTGATGCCGGTGACGTAGCCGCCGAGGTCGGTGTCGTATTTCAGCGCCTGCCAAGGCAGCGGGTAGTGATCGTCGCCGATGCCGAGCAGACCGCTGAAGCTGAGCACCGCGTACGACACCTTGCCGCTGACCTTGCCGATCATGATGCGCTCGATGTAGCCGACCTTCTGCCCGTCTGCCCCGTACACGTTCGTGCCTTCGACCTTGTCGCTTCCGATGAGACTGAATGTCTCGCGATCTTCCATGGCCATGTTGACCTCCTGGATCTTGTCTTCAGGCAATCAACCGGTCGACGATGGCTCCGTTCCTGGCTTAAGCCTGTCCTCCCCATCGTCGGCAGCCTCGACGCCCTACCGTAGAAGGGCGCCCAGACTTGAGGTCCTGGGCGCAGCGGAAGTGTGAACGGGCCCAGGCCAGCTGGCGGTTCGCGCACGTCGGCGCTGGACCCGCGACGGTTCCGGAAGTCAGCCCGAAGTTCGAAGGAACGATGATCGTCGTACCCTATTGATTCGTGAGAGACCGTCGCCCGCCGTTGAACTACGGCGCCTGTCGCGGATCGCCAAAGGTCTCACGACCGCTATTCAGAACTAGCGCTCGCGAGGATAGCCAAAGGCGGCGGCCTCTCTCGGAATCCGCATCCTTCTCGGCGCAACCCTGAACTCGCCGCCCGAAATTAAGCGCGCGCGGTCCATCCTGTTATCGCTCGCCCTCATGATTATCCGGTCGGGAGCCGGCGGGACCGGACCATCGCAGCTTGTCGACCGCCAGCACGCCGATCCAATCCGAATCGATTCCCTCTGCTGCCGCGCTTCGGGTAGTTAGTCGAGGCGACGCGCGCACGCCGCCCTCGCGGTCGCGCGATATTCCTGCCGATTTGGCTAAACCCGTCATGCGCGGGGCGCCCACGCTGTCCGAGCTTTTGGTCTAAGGAGCAAACCCTCGGCGCCCGCGTTTCCCTTATCTCTCACGGCGATCATTCACGCCTGGAGCGAAGAGGTCATGCGCGCGGCCAAGGAGAGCAAACGGTCCAAGAGGTCCCGCTTCCTTCGCGACGCGATGGTCGACGTCCAGATTGCCAGCCGCGGCATTCGCAGCAAGCGGGTCCTGCTCGCGATGCGGCAGATCCCCCGCGAAATCTTCCTTGAGCGGCGGTTCGCGGGGGCCGCGTACGTAGACAGTGCCGTGCCGATCCCGAAAGGACAAACCCTCTCTCAGCCCTACATCGTCGCCAAAATGCTCGAGGCTGCAGCGATCGCGAAGTCCGACCGGGTGCTGGAGATCGGCGCAGGTTCAGGTTATCTGGCGGCCCTCGCCGCCAATCTCGGCCGGGAGGTTTGCGCGGTGGAGCGCCATGAGGCATTGGTGCAGCGCGCCCGATCGCGCCTTCGGCATCTCGGTTGCCGCAACGTGGATCTGCGCCATGGGGACGGGACCGCGGGATGGCCGGACGGGGGCGAGTTCGACGTGATCCTGGTGTCGGCGGCGAGCGCGGAGATACCCGCGGTTCTCAAGACGCAACTAGCTCCGTTGGGACGACTGCTCATCCCGCTCGGCAATCCCGACGGTGTGCAGCGGCTGACGAAGCTGACGCGCGGGCCGGACGGTCGGTTCGTCGAAGAGGAGATCGAGGAGGTGCGCTTCGTTCCGCTTGTGTCCGACTGAGGGGCGGAGCAACAGAAGCCGTTTGCGAGCAAAAGAGCGGCGACAAGAAGAAGCGCAAACGCCTGCGAATCGGCTCAATCGGATCACCATGAGCCGAAAACAGCGTGAAATCGTGCGTTTTTCCTATCCCTCGTGGCCTGTGCCCTCAGTATTGTAAGCGACTTCGCCGTGGTCTACCGGATCGGCTCACGCCTTCGAGGAGAGATGTTTCAGGACGCATCGAATCTAGCAGCGATGGCCGAGGCGCTGGCCCAGTCGGCAGACTACCGGGTCCTGCGACGCCTGGTCCCGTGAACCGAGTTCACGCCGGCCGGCGGACAGGCAACCAAGACCGGGATCCTTCTGGACACCGAGCCGACCGGTCTCGATCATAGCAAAGACGAGATCATCGAACTCGGGATGGTCAAGTTCGACTATCTGCCGGACGGCCGGATCGCTGGCGTCAGGGACACGTTTTCCGCCTTCAACGAGCCCTCGATACCGATCCCGCCGGAGATAACCGCACTGACCGGCATCACCGACGACATGGTGGCCGGTAAGAGGATCGACGAGACTGTCGTCACCGCCTTCGCCGACGATGCGGTGATTGTCATCGCGCACAACGCGGGCTTCGACAGGAAATTCGCGGAGCGCTACTGGCCGGTCTTCGAGCGCAAGGCCTGGGGATGCTCGACGACCGAGGTCGATTGGCGGAGGCACGGCTTCGAAGGCTCGCGGCTCGGCTACCTCTTGAGCGGTGCCGGATTCTTCCACCAGGCGCACAGAGCGGTCGAAGATTGCCACGCTCTGTTGGAAATCCTTGCATTCGAACTGCCGACGACGGGCGCGTCGGCGCTTGCGCTCTTGCTCGAGACCGCCCGCAGGAAGACGGTCCGGGTCTGGGCGGAGCATTCTCCGATCCCAAGGACGCCTTGAAACGACGCGGCTACCGCTGGTCCGATGGAAGCGACGGCCGTCCGAGATCATGGTACATCGACGTCTACGAGACTGCGGTCGACGATGAGGTCGCCTTTCTGAAGACGGAGATCTATCTGGGCGATGTCGAGCCGCGGCTGCAAACGTTGACCGCCTTTACCCGCTTTTCTTGCCGCGCCTGAGGCGGCCGGCCAAAGCAGAAACCAAGCCGATGAACGCGATTGGTCGGCCGTTCTTCGTCGTGAGCGACGGCAGCGCCTCCTTGCCTCGGAGTTTTGTGTATCGTGCTGTGCCGCTTCGCGTGCTTCAGTTCAATGGGGAGCTGTAGCGGAAGCATCGGTCGGCTGCCTGATCTAGCGTCCTGAGCGCCATAGGTTCTCAATCGGACGAACGTATTGTCCGTGGCAGCGTTGATAACACTACTACCGGACGCGTAAGGCTGATCAATGGAACGAATCCTCTACTTCCTTCCTGAGAAGCCGCAGCCTGCATGGGTCAGGTACGCGACAACAACTGTCGTAATGGCGCTCTGCATTGCGGTGCAAATCGGACTTCAAAATCTAACGGGCTTTGTTGGTCTCTTCTTCCTTCCGCCCGGCATTTTCGCGGCGGGCCTTATGTTCGACCGCGGGTCGTCTCTGTATGCAACTGCGCTTGGCGTGATGTTCGCATACCTCTCCAGCATCCCAGACGCACCGTATGTGGTGGCGGCCTCCATCTTCGCCGCGACTGGAGCCGTCTTTGAACTCGTGGCCGAAGCGCTGCGGACCGAGATGGAAAAGGTCGTAAGGGCCGAGAAGGCCAAGACCGTTCTTCTTATGGAGCTGGCTCACCGCACCAAAAACAACCTGGCAATGCTATCTGCAATGATGCGACTTCACGCGAAGCATCCTGACGTGACGGCTTCAGAAGCGCTCCGCGAGATGGCCGAGCGCGTTCAGGTCATGGCGCAAGTATATGACCACCTCACGATACGCGCAGACCGGAAGGTCGTGGATGCAAGGGAGTACCTGACGGAAATCTGCCAGCACCTCACCGCGTCGATCAGCGGAACGAGCCCGGTTGTCATCAAAGCCGATGCCGACGAGCTGTATATTCATAGCGAACAGGCCGTACCCATTGCGATCATCGTCAACGAACTTGTGACCAACGGCCTTAAGTATGCCTTTCCGGAGGGCCGCGCTGGTCTTATCCAGGTTACGCTGCGAGCCGGAGATGAAGTGGTTCTCTCCGTAAGCGACAATGGCGTGGGCGTGCACAGAGATCAACGTGAAGGCGTCGGCTCACGCATAGTGTCGCTCTTAGCCCAGCAACTCGGGGGGACGATAACACGTGAGAATAATCTCGGGTCTGGCTGCAGCGTGACACTTCGTATGCCGAAGCCGGCCATCTAAGTCTATTTTCATAGCGGGCAGACGATCAGCTCGATGTTCAGGGCTCGTTCGAGAAAGCCGCTTGATAGAGGCCCTCGATCTTCGTGACCTCGTCTGACGTTAACTGGGAGAACTCGTTCTCACGGGCGCGCTTTGAAAGTCGCCCTTCATTCTGTTGCAAGAAGCCAAGGAGATTGTTGAGGGTCCGCTCCGGCATATCGATCATGTTTTCGATGCCTGCCCGGAATGTATCGAAGCTCCGCAAGAACCGGGTTTCCCTCGGAAGATCCTGTTCGATGGTCCTCTGGACGCATTCGTACAGAAATTCCGCATGCGGCGTTGCATCGAAGAAGCGGTAAAAGTCAGCGGTATCGTTCAGGACCTTGACATTGCCCTGTGGGGCCGGCTCCCATTGAACGCATGGAAGCAATCTGCTCGAGTAGCTTTCCAGCACCGCCTTGTATTCGCTGATCTTGTCGAGAATTGCTGCGGACACAGGAAAGTGGATCCCCGCCGGATTGAATCCCCGCCGCGCCAGAACATGGTGCATCAGGTATCGATGAATGCGGCCATTGCCATCCTCGAACGGGTGGATGTAGACGAACCCGAATGCCAGCACGGCGGCTGCGATCATAGGATCAAGCTCATTTTCCGCGGCTTGATCGAATGCGATCAGCCCGCGCACGAGGGAGGCGATATCTTCGTGGCGTGCGCTGATATGATCCGGGATAGGCGTCTTCGTCTCGCGGTCATGCTGACCGACGAAACCACCTTCGTGACGGAAGCCGAGCTTCACGAAGCGCTCATCACCGATCACGATGCGCTGCAGGCGTAGAAACTCTGCCTCGTCGAGCGTGGCCCGTCCCGCTTCGCCGATGACCCTGCCCCACCGCTGGATGCGGTCCTGCGGCGGTCTCTCGCCTTCGATGACGTAGCTGGACTTCGAGTCCTTGAGGAGAAGGAAGGCCGCGGTTCGCGCGAGAAGATCCTTCGGAACCTGGCTCACGACGACACGGGCGCGCTCCTTCAGATCCTGCGCAATGAACTCCGTCAACGCTGCCGTCTTGAAAACGAGCGGGCAGAAGTCCGGTGTTCCTGGCAGATTGTTGCGCACCCGATGCCGTGCCGAATTCTGCCCGGAGCTCGCGTATTGGAGTTCGGCATCGACGGCATCGACATAGGAGACCTTGTCTGCCGCAGGCAGGTTGAGTTGGCGCGCCAACAGCCATTCATAGAGAAACCAGATGCGGCGCGTATAGAGCCCGGTCGGCTTTTGCCGCACAAAGTCGGCGATCTCATCCTCGCTTGTTGTGAGGAAAAGCCGCTTCAGAATTGCAAGGTCGAGGCCCTCATTCTTGAGAGCGAAGGTGAGATGTCCTTCAAGGGTTGCGTCTGGCGCATGGCGTGGCGTGTAGATGCGCCATTCCCCTTGCTCGACGATGCGGTGCTTCGTTCCGATGGCGGAGAGCATGAGCGGGACCGGGACCGAAAGGTCATAGGCGTCAATCAGCGCCGCGTAGCCCGCGGGGGTCGCGGCCTCCG
The DNA window shown above is from Bradyrhizobium sp. CB1650 and carries:
- a CDS encoding PRC-barrel domain-containing protein, whose product is MAMEDRETFSLIGSDKVEGTNVYGADGQKVGYIERIMIGKVSGKVSYAVLSFSGLLGIGDDHYPLPWQALKYDTDLGGYVTGITQDQLRGAPKYADESSWNWSDPATARSVNAYYGVPVA
- a CDS encoding response regulator, which encodes MSDAVRVLVVEDEALICSLIEDALSDGGFQACSVSSGEAALSTFCDGREGCRALLTDVNLGDGISGWELARRIREITPGFPVVYMTSASAPDWKSQGVDGSVLIEKPFAPAQLAAAVSQLLDMGV
- a CDS encoding Fic family protein, coding for MQIKFSGPVTVFRDRRLPEAATPAGYAALIDAYDLSVPVPLMLSAIGTKHRIVEQGEWRIYTPRHAPDATLEGHLTFALKNEGLDLAILKRLFLTTSEDEIADFVRQKPTGLYTRRIWFLYEWLLARQLNLPAADKVSYVDAVDAELQYASSGQNSARHRVRNNLPGTPDFCPLVFKTAALTEFIAQDLKERARVVVSQVPKDLLARTAAFLLLKDSKSSYVIEGERPPQDRIQRWGRVIGEAGRATLDEAEFLRLQRIVIGDERFVKLGFRHEGGFVGQHDRETKTPIPDHISARHEDIASLVRGLIAFDQAAENELDPMIAAAVLAFGFVYIHPFEDGNGRIHRYLMHHVLARRGFNPAGIHFPVSAAILDKISEYKAVLESYSSRLLPCVQWEPAPQGNVKVLNDTADFYRFFDATPHAEFLYECVQRTIEQDLPRETRFLRSFDTFRAGIENMIDMPERTLNNLLGFLQQNEGRLSKRARENEFSQLTSDEVTKIEGLYQAAFSNEP
- a CDS encoding sensor histidine kinase; translated protein: MERILYFLPEKPQPAWVRYATTTVVMALCIAVQIGLQNLTGFVGLFFLPPGIFAAGLMFDRGSSLYATALGVMFAYLSSIPDAPYVVAASIFAATGAVFELVAEALRTEMEKVVRAEKAKTVLLMELAHRTKNNLAMLSAMMRLHAKHPDVTASEALREMAERVQVMAQVYDHLTIRADRKVVDAREYLTEICQHLTASISGTSPVVIKADADELYIHSEQAVPIAIIVNELVTNGLKYAFPEGRAGLIQVTLRAGDEVVLSVSDNGVGVHRDQREGVGSRIVSLLAQQLGGTITRENNLGSGCSVTLRMPKPAI
- a CDS encoding protein-L-isoaspartate(D-aspartate) O-methyltransferase, which translates into the protein MRAAKESKRSKRSRFLRDAMVDVQIASRGIRSKRVLLAMRQIPREIFLERRFAGAAYVDSAVPIPKGQTLSQPYIVAKMLEAAAIAKSDRVLEIGAGSGYLAALAANLGREVCAVERHEALVQRARSRLRHLGCRNVDLRHGDGTAGWPDGGEFDVILVSAASAEIPAVLKTQLAPLGRLLIPLGNPDGVQRLTKLTRGPDGRFVEEEIEEVRFVPLVSD